One region of Gorilla gorilla gorilla isolate KB3781 chromosome 13, NHGRI_mGorGor1-v2.1_pri, whole genome shotgun sequence genomic DNA includes:
- the XPA gene encoding DNA repair protein complementing XP-A cells isoform X4, protein MAAADGALPEAAALEQPAELPASVRASIERKRQRALMLRQARLAARPYSATAAAATGGMANVKAAPKIIDTGGGFILEEEEEEEQKIGKVVHQPGPVMEFDYVICEECGKEFMDSYLMNHFDLPTCDNCRDADDKHKLITKTEAKQEYLLKDCDLEKREPPLKFIVKKNPHHSQWGDMKLYLKLQIVKRSLEVWGSQEALEAAKEVRQENREKMKQKKFDKKVKELRRAVRSSVWKRETIVHQHEYGPEENLEDDMYPLKYQ, encoded by the exons ATGGCGGCGGCCGACGGGGCTTTGCCGGAGGCGGCGGCTTTAGAGCAACCCGCGGAGCTGCCTGCCTCGGTGCGGGCGAGTATCGAGCGGAAGCGGCAGCGGGCACTGATGCTGCGCCAGGCCCGGCTGGCTGCCCGGCCCTACTCGGCGACGGCGGCTGCGGCTACTGGAG GCATGGCTAATGTAAAAGCAGCCCCAAAGATAATTGACACAGGAGGAGGCTTCATtttagaagaggaagaagaagaagaacagaaAATTGGAAAAGTTGTTCATCAACCAG gaCCTGTTATGGAATTTGATTATGTAATATGCGAAGAATGTGGGAAAGAATTTATGGATTCTTATCTTATGAACCACTTTGATTTGCCAACTTGTGATAACTGCAG AGATGCTGATGATAAACACAAGCTTATAACCAAAACAGAGGCAAAACAAGAATATCTTCTGAAAGACTGTGATTTAGAAAAAAGAGAGCCACCTCTTAAATTTATTGTGAAGAAGAATCCACATCATTCACAATGGGGTGATATGAAACTCTACTTAAAGTTACAG ATTGTGAAGAGGTCTCTTGAAGTTTGGGGTAGTCAAGAAGCATTAGAAGCAGCAAAGGAAGTCCGACAGGAAAACCgagaaaaaatgaaacagaagaaatttgataaaaaagtaaaag aattgcgGCGAGCGGTAAGAAGCAGCGTGTGGAAAAGGGAGACGATTGTTCATCAACATGAGTATGgaccagaagaaaacctagaagatgACATGTACC
- the XPA gene encoding DNA repair protein complementing XP-A cells isoform X1, with product MAAADGALPEAAALEQPAELPASVRASIERKRQRALMLRQARLAARPYSATAAAATGGMANVKAAPKIIDTGGGFILEEEEEEEQKIGKVVHQPGPVMEFDYVICEECGKEFMDSYLMNHFDLPTCDNCRDADDKHKLITKTEAKQEYLLKDCDLEKREPPLKFIVKKNPHHSQWGDMKLYLKLQIVKRSLEVWGSQEALEAAKEVRQENREKMKQKKFDKKVKELRRAVRSSVWKRETIVHQHEYGPEENLEDDMYQLLCHLGGSGVARSQLTATSTS from the exons ATGGCGGCGGCCGACGGGGCTTTGCCGGAGGCGGCGGCTTTAGAGCAACCCGCGGAGCTGCCTGCCTCGGTGCGGGCGAGTATCGAGCGGAAGCGGCAGCGGGCACTGATGCTGCGCCAGGCCCGGCTGGCTGCCCGGCCCTACTCGGCGACGGCGGCTGCGGCTACTGGAG GCATGGCTAATGTAAAAGCAGCCCCAAAGATAATTGACACAGGAGGAGGCTTCATtttagaagaggaagaagaagaagaacagaaAATTGGAAAAGTTGTTCATCAACCAG gaCCTGTTATGGAATTTGATTATGTAATATGCGAAGAATGTGGGAAAGAATTTATGGATTCTTATCTTATGAACCACTTTGATTTGCCAACTTGTGATAACTGCAG AGATGCTGATGATAAACACAAGCTTATAACCAAAACAGAGGCAAAACAAGAATATCTTCTGAAAGACTGTGATTTAGAAAAAAGAGAGCCACCTCTTAAATTTATTGTGAAGAAGAATCCACATCATTCACAATGGGGTGATATGAAACTCTACTTAAAGTTACAG ATTGTGAAGAGGTCTCTTGAAGTTTGGGGTAGTCAAGAAGCATTAGAAGCAGCAAAGGAAGTCCGACAGGAAAACCgagaaaaaatgaaacagaagaaatttgataaaaaagtaaaag aattgcgGCGAGCGGTAAGAAGCAGCGTGTGGAAAAGGGAGACGATTGTTCATCAACATGAGTATGgaccagaagaaaacctagaagatgACATGTACC
- the XPA gene encoding DNA repair protein complementing XP-A cells isoform X3, which produces MAAADGALPEAAALEQPAELPASVRASIERKRQRALMLRQARLAARPYSATAAAATGGMANVKAAPKIIDTGGGFILEEEEEEEQKIGKVVHQPGPVMEFDYVICEECGKEFMDSYLMNHFDLPTCDNCRDADDKHKLITKTEAKQEYLLKDCDLEKREPPLKFIVKKNPHHSQWGDMKLYLKLQIVKRSLEVWGSQEALEAAKEVRQENREKMKQKKFDKKVKELRRAVRSSVWKRETIVHQHEYGPEENLEDDMYRAIPTEAGTLPEFHLD; this is translated from the exons ATGGCGGCGGCCGACGGGGCTTTGCCGGAGGCGGCGGCTTTAGAGCAACCCGCGGAGCTGCCTGCCTCGGTGCGGGCGAGTATCGAGCGGAAGCGGCAGCGGGCACTGATGCTGCGCCAGGCCCGGCTGGCTGCCCGGCCCTACTCGGCGACGGCGGCTGCGGCTACTGGAG GCATGGCTAATGTAAAAGCAGCCCCAAAGATAATTGACACAGGAGGAGGCTTCATtttagaagaggaagaagaagaagaacagaaAATTGGAAAAGTTGTTCATCAACCAG gaCCTGTTATGGAATTTGATTATGTAATATGCGAAGAATGTGGGAAAGAATTTATGGATTCTTATCTTATGAACCACTTTGATTTGCCAACTTGTGATAACTGCAG AGATGCTGATGATAAACACAAGCTTATAACCAAAACAGAGGCAAAACAAGAATATCTTCTGAAAGACTGTGATTTAGAAAAAAGAGAGCCACCTCTTAAATTTATTGTGAAGAAGAATCCACATCATTCACAATGGGGTGATATGAAACTCTACTTAAAGTTACAG ATTGTGAAGAGGTCTCTTGAAGTTTGGGGTAGTCAAGAAGCATTAGAAGCAGCAAAGGAAGTCCGACAGGAAAACCgagaaaaaatgaaacagaagaaatttgataaaaaagtaaaag aattgcgGCGAGCGGTAAGAAGCAGCGTGTGGAAAAGGGAGACGATTGTTCATCAACATGAGTATGgaccagaagaaaacctagaagatgACATGTACC
- the XPA gene encoding DNA repair protein complementing XP-A cells isoform X2: MAAADGALPEAAALEQPAELPASVRASIERKRQRALMLRQARLAARPYSATAAAATGGMANVKAAPKIIDTGGGFILEEEEEEEQKIGKVVHQPGPVMEFDYVICEECGKEFMDSYLMNHFDLPTCDNCRDADDKHKLITKTEAKQEYLLKDCDLEKREPPLKFIVKKNPHHSQWGDMKLYLKLQIVKRSLEVWGSQEALEAAKEVRQENREKMKQKKFDKKVKELRRAVRSSVWKRETIVHQHEYGPEENLEDDMYRKTCTMCGHELTYEKM, from the exons ATGGCGGCGGCCGACGGGGCTTTGCCGGAGGCGGCGGCTTTAGAGCAACCCGCGGAGCTGCCTGCCTCGGTGCGGGCGAGTATCGAGCGGAAGCGGCAGCGGGCACTGATGCTGCGCCAGGCCCGGCTGGCTGCCCGGCCCTACTCGGCGACGGCGGCTGCGGCTACTGGAG GCATGGCTAATGTAAAAGCAGCCCCAAAGATAATTGACACAGGAGGAGGCTTCATtttagaagaggaagaagaagaagaacagaaAATTGGAAAAGTTGTTCATCAACCAG gaCCTGTTATGGAATTTGATTATGTAATATGCGAAGAATGTGGGAAAGAATTTATGGATTCTTATCTTATGAACCACTTTGATTTGCCAACTTGTGATAACTGCAG AGATGCTGATGATAAACACAAGCTTATAACCAAAACAGAGGCAAAACAAGAATATCTTCTGAAAGACTGTGATTTAGAAAAAAGAGAGCCACCTCTTAAATTTATTGTGAAGAAGAATCCACATCATTCACAATGGGGTGATATGAAACTCTACTTAAAGTTACAG ATTGTGAAGAGGTCTCTTGAAGTTTGGGGTAGTCAAGAAGCATTAGAAGCAGCAAAGGAAGTCCGACAGGAAAACCgagaaaaaatgaaacagaagaaatttgataaaaaagtaaaag aattgcgGCGAGCGGTAAGAAGCAGCGTGTGGAAAAGGGAGACGATTGTTCATCAACATGAGTATGgaccagaagaaaacctagaagatgACATGTACCGTAAGACTTGTACTATGTGTGGCCATGAactgacatatgaaaaaatgtga